From Chlamydia avium 10DC88:
TCTCACTCTTTACATGATACGCTCCATCTCGCTCATCATAGACAAAGCCAGAGAAGACCTCCTCAATAATCTTACGTTCTTCAACAAGATTTCTAGCCAAAATACCGTCATCACGAATAAACGCGCGTACATCTTGATACGTTAAAGAAAAAGAAGTAGCAGGAATAGTTATAGAATCATAAATAAAATATAACTTAGCTTCTAGTTCACCATCCAAATAACTCATATCACATACACCACGAACTTCCTCAACATAAGGAAGAGTGACAAATGCATTTAACACTTCAACATTGGCAACTTCTGCATATTCTTTAAAAACAGGAAGCGCATTTTCCCTAAATGAACCAAACAAAGCCTCAGGGATAGTAATATCACGTAAACGAGAAAAAGAACGCAAATGCGCACGGCGAATTTGAGGAGCAAAATGATGATATACATTATTGTGGATAATACCAGGGACATTAGACTCTAAAAGAATCGCTTGTTCTGGCTGCAACTCATCATCATCAACCAAAACTAAAGGAGTTATCAACAATGCCTTGTAGGGAGTATCAAAAAAATCTAAATTAAACTTTATTTTCGCAGGAGACGCTGACCAATATAATGGCTCCTCAAGATTCCCACAAAATATCCCTGAAAAACTTTCTTTCTCCCCTAATTGAGTACCGCTACGATCAGCCATTTGATGCTCGTACATCTTAGCTAAAATTACACCTAACGATGTCAATGTAAGATAGGCCGATTTTAATAACTTTTCTTCCGCAGTTTGATTTGTATAACGTACATAACGAATCAATAAATCAATCAACTTACGATCAGAAGCACTAAAAGATTGCATGGTGAAAAAGAAACGACGACCACTAAGAATAATTGGCTCCTGATATAACACTCCCTCTAAAAAAGTCTTTATATTCGAAACATAAAAGGGCTTGGAACGACCCGGAAGACGAAGAATTAACTGAAATTCCACATGTTGATTTGCCTGAAACACCTCATCAGTATTATTAGACGCAACAAATAACACGGCGAGCTCTGCAGTAGTTTTATCTAGATATTCCTTCTTAGGCAAGAAAAACGGATTAGCACTTAATGTATTTGCCGCATGAATATACTCACTTAGTATTTCTTTTTGGTGTTCGCGATCCTTACGCTCTTCTTCCCGAGTTGCAGCAACAACAAATGTTTCCTGAAGCTCCTTTTTAACATCCTCATTGATTGTCTCATTTGTATCTAGATTGGCCTCTTGAGAATAGGCTACCACCATTTCGTTAAAGTATTGCTCTAAGTAAAATAAAAGGGCCACTATATGTTGACAATCATAGTTGTACGAGCAATCACAATTCGAATCCACAGTATCGGATTCCGAGCGATCTACCTCGATTTCACATTCATATACGTTGTCATATAAACCTCGAACCTGCGCACCTATACATACCGTTTCTCCAGTTATGGAAACAATTTTTGCATTAACTACAGCTCCTTGATCAAAAAGCTCCTTGCCATCTTGCAAAATATTAGCTGTAAAATCCCGTCGTAATTTACGAAAATTAAGCATTTCTCCTCTAAGCCGCAGAGTTCTGATTGAATCAGCTTACTTGTACCTGTTTGCCCGCGCTAAATCAATGAAAAATTTTATCAATAACATTCCTACCTATTTTAAGATAGGATTACATATACACTCCAATCATAAATCGACTAGTCATTGCTAAAAACTCATCGAATATCTAAAATGCTACTTTTTGCGCGGGTGTAGCTCAGTGGTAGAGCGCCACGTTGCCAACGTGAAGGTCGTGAGTTCAAGCCTCATCACCCGCTTTTCTTCCAGAGAAATCTCAAGGGGTAGTTTTTGTGTCTCGAAATTTTTCTAACGAGCAATTCTCCATTAGTCTAGAAGAACAACCAGGATGTAATGTTATATCCGTGGTGAAGGTCTCGGCTCCACTCGTAAAAAAACTTCAAGATCAAGCCATAAAAAAGATCAAAAAAGAAGTTTCTCTCCCAGGGTTTCGCAAAGGAAAGGCACCCAGCGCAACAATTCTTTCTCGCTACCCAAGTCAGGTAAGTAGAGAATTAAATCAATTGTTAGTTAAGGAAGCATATCAAGCTCTATCTTCCGTAGGAGATCGTCCTCCACTCTCTCCCAAAGCAATCAAATCGACATCTATAGTTAAAGTCGATATAAACGAGGGAGGACAGATAGATTTTACTTATGAAGCTTTCCCTGTAATTCCTCATATTCCTTGGGACAAATTACCTGATATTGAGGAACCACAGGAAAAGGAAATCACCGAAGAAGAAATACAAGCAGGCCTAACGAATATTTCTTATTTCTTTGCTACAAAAACTCCCGTAACACGTCCTTCTCAAGAAGGAGATTTCATCTCACTGTCTCTTCATGTGACAAAGCAAGGAGAAGACACCTCTAGACCTATCTTTGAAAATAGATACTTCAAGCTTTGCAAAGAAGATATGTCTGACGCTTTTCGAGAAAGATTTTTAGGTATTGTAGCCGGAGACCGTGTTACAGAAACGATTGCATCAAAAGAGATTCAATCTTTCCTTAATGGAGATCTTTTAATATTTACTATAAATGCAGTAATTGAAGTTGTGACACCAGAACTCGATGATGAAAAAGCAAGGCAATTACAGGCAGAATCCCTAGACGATTTAACCAAGAAGCTCCGCATTCAATTAGAAAATCAAGCAAAAGATAAGCGAAATCAACAACTCTTTGCTAATGCGGAAAATGCTCTTGCCACTATCATTGATTTTGATCTCCCCTCATCAATGCTTGCGGAACGCATTGAAATGTTCTCAAGAGAAAAATTATTAAATACCCGCCTAGTTCAATATTGCTCCGATGAAGAGTTAGAAACTAAGAAAGCTGATTTGCTCAAGGAAGCAGAAGCAGAAGCTATAAAAACATTAAAACTCTTTTTCTTAACTAACAAGATATTCTCAGATGAGAAGCTTGTGATTAGCCGTGAAGAACTTCAACATATGATGGATATATGTTCGCGAGAACGCTTCGGCATGCAACCTCCAAAAAATATTTCTAATGAAATTTTGCAAGAATTAGTCATTGCTGCTCGTGATCGTCTGACATACCATAAAGCTTTAGAAAAAGTTCTTTCTAAAGCTAAAGAATATGTAGCGACGACATAAAATATGTATCTGAGGAAAATACTTGACCCAAGAAAGTCTTAAACATAGAATTCAACACTTTACAGCGTAAGCGTGTTTGCAAGTAGATAGCATAAAAATTACTTTGATATTTATTGTGTGAATTGCTCTTACACGTTGTAGTGATGTGTGAGAAGAAAACTATTTTGAGAGGAAATGCAAATGACATTGGTTCCCTATGTGGTCGAGGACACGGGCCGTGGTGAGCGCGCCATGGATATCTATTCACGTCTATTAAAAGATCGTATTGTAATGATTGGCCAAGAAATTACTGAACCGCTTGCAAATACTGTCATTGCTCAATTACTTTTTTTAATGTCTGAAGATCCTAAAAAAGATATTCAAATTTTTATCAACTCGCCCGGAGGATATATTACAGCAGGATTGGCAATCTATGATACCATTCGCTTCTTGGGTTGTGATGTAAACACCTACTGTATAGGACAAGCAGCGTCTATGGGAGCCCTTCTCCTGTCCGCAGGAACAAAAGGGAAACGTTATGCTCTGCCTCACAGCCGAATGATGATACACCAACCTTCTGGAGGCATTGTTGGAACTTCTGCAGATATTCAATTACAAG
This genomic window contains:
- the tig gene encoding trigger factor; this translates as MSRNFSNEQFSISLEEQPGCNVISVVKVSAPLVKKLQDQAIKKIKKEVSLPGFRKGKAPSATILSRYPSQVSRELNQLLVKEAYQALSSVGDRPPLSPKAIKSTSIVKVDINEGGQIDFTYEAFPVIPHIPWDKLPDIEEPQEKEITEEEIQAGLTNISYFFATKTPVTRPSQEGDFISLSLHVTKQGEDTSRPIFENRYFKLCKEDMSDAFRERFLGIVAGDRVTETIASKEIQSFLNGDLLIFTINAVIEVVTPELDDEKARQLQAESLDDLTKKLRIQLENQAKDKRNQQLFANAENALATIIDFDLPSSMLAERIEMFSREKLLNTRLVQYCSDEELETKKADLLKEAEAEAIKTLKLFFLTNKIFSDEKLVISREELQHMMDICSRERFGMQPPKNISNEILQELVIAARDRLTYHKALEKVLSKAKEYVATT
- a CDS encoding ATP-dependent Clp protease proteolytic subunit, giving the protein MTLVPYVVEDTGRGERAMDIYSRLLKDRIVMIGQEITEPLANTVIAQLLFLMSEDPKKDIQIFINSPGGYITAGLAIYDTIRFLGCDVNTYCIGQAASMGALLLSAGTKGKRYALPHSRMMIHQPSGGIVGTSADIQLQAAEILTLKRHLANILAECTGQPVEKIIEDSERDFFMGAEEAIAYGLIDKVVTSAKDTKDKDTIS